One window of the Ciona intestinalis unplaced genomic scaffold, KH HT000174.2, whole genome shotgun sequence genome contains the following:
- the LOC100179025 gene encoding alpha-N-acetylgalactosamine-specific lectin-like, whose protein sequence is MYSFKICVVLLIMLHPVVQARYAWYGPGNGYAYFVIDINLSYGDAKLQCGYYGATLAVHAPKDRRIMKILEEHLTVLTEQDYWIGLNDIQREGRFVWEDGTLLTKSQENWYPTEPNNYGRGEDCVGGNHAGSLKWNDYRCSYGKLYALCERAL, encoded by the exons atgtattcatttaaaatatgcgTTGTGCTATTGATAATGCTGCATCCAGTTGTGCAGGCCCGATATGCCTGGTACGGGCCTGGGAACGGTTATGCCTACTTCGTTATTGACATCAACCTGTCTTACGGCGATGCTAAGTTGCAATGTGGATACTATGGAGCCACTCTTGCTGTCCATGCACCCAAGGATAGGCGTATTATGAA AATTCTTGAAGAGCATTTGACAGTTTTAACCGAACAAGATTACTGGATTGGCCTCAATGATATACAGAGGGAAGGTAGATTTGTATGGGAAGACGGCACACTACTCACAAAAAGTCAAGAGAACTGGTATCCAACAGAACCTAACAACTATGGGAGAGGCGAAGACTGTGTTGGCGGAAATCATGCGGGCAGTTTAAAGTGGAACGACTACCGTTGTTCATACGGCAAATTATACGCACTCTGTGAACGAGCTCTGTGA